The Leguminivora glycinivorella isolate SPB_JAAS2020 chromosome 2, LegGlyc_1.1, whole genome shotgun sequence DNA window tgtatgctttttttttttatgtgtttttgtacaataaagagttactactactactatattatatgtaaataaaacaTCCGACACTACGTAATACATACATTTTTGCAGGTTTCTCCTACCAAATGATAACCACCCAACGCGGCACCCTCCTAATGTTGAACGAGCACACATACTCGTACAATCTCCGGGCGAGGAAGTACTACTGTTCCCGCTCCATCTCCCTGAAGTGCAAGTCCAGCGTGAAGTTAGACGAGAATGGATATATTGTGTCGCTCAAGGAGGAGCATAACCACCCGCCTCCCAAGTACACGGTCTTGCCTTCGGGGATGTATCTGAAAATATAATCTGTGTTTTTGTGACTTCTGATCTAGTCATGAGTACATGTTATAAAAGTA harbors:
- the LOC125242337 gene encoding uncharacterized protein LOC125242337 isoform X2, yielding MHIQSPRLQTRSISSHSSRPRTCDQIPTCNADSKIVQRPAVSDVGFSYQMITTQRGTLLMLNEHTYSYNLRARKYYCSRSISLKCKSSVKLDENGYIVSLKEEHNHPPPKYTVLPSGMYLKI